In a single window of the Tribolium castaneum strain GA2 chromosome 8, icTriCast1.1, whole genome shotgun sequence genome:
- the Rev1 gene encoding DNA repair protein Rev1, which produces MSRRRQQNRDDEDNGFAEWGGYMEAKKAKLREQYKETTAKEVEKLSDIFTGVSILVNGLTNPSSEQLKLLMAQHGGTFHLYQSSTTTHIIASNLPNVKINKLGSVPIVKPSWITDSIALNKLLDYKRYLLYTNQTTTQPPLDFPVIAKTASDPHFLEEFYSNSRLHLISTLGAEYKQFISDLREKPRDFPGRVKLSHVPKTGAVPQTPVVMHIDMDCFFVSVGLRTRPELRGLPVAVTHARRAQLNPNKEREETVTLNMDRMPERVELRMIDGRSSMSEVASCSYEARKCGVKNGMFLGAAAKLCPQIKTIPYDFEGYKEVSMVLYKTLASYTLNIEAVSCDEMYVEVSDLLKSYDLSVEDWANHIRDEIKTATGCPCSTGFGSNRLQARLATKNAKPDGSYYLKPEDVESYMAEIALADLPGVGYATLSKLKSLGLETCGDVQVASLGVLQRELGAKMGETLLEQAKGVDRKPLNYTHERKSVSAEINYGIRFKTINECYNFLESLGNEVWSRLNEIKMRAKTVTLKLMIRAADAPLETAKFLGHGLCDSVSKSQTLAHHISDVKILHREVRTLYDKMNVNYAELRGLGVQLTKLEKLAPINPTLSNFLQQESKKIEPSGDKIASRARELVRPPSGEKVATRGRPRKNSKGQKNSLSDFFKNKKEITGQNKSVEIKKAEVDLNVLQELPPEIRAEIIKEYNLETPAPKPPLESPETAPPVKKSPFSGLNWPQLKPILYKWLQSEQKPDNYDVVLLGEHFRQLAIARDIDWLPTAMNFLYRNFAQMNCCWHKAYHKIVDLVQQGMVARYGGTLLIKRDFDCLNCF; this is translated from the exons ATGAGTCGCAGACGCCAGCAAAACCGTGACGATGAAGACAACGGTTTCGCAGAATGG GGGGGTTACATGGAAGCAAAAAAAGCCAAACTTAGGGAACAATACAAGGAAACCACAGCCAAAGAAGTCGAAAAATTATCGGACATTTTCACCGGAGTCTCAATCCTCGTCAACGGCTTGACAAACCCCAGTTCcgaacaattaaaattattgatggCCCAACATGGGGGCACCTTCCACTTGTACCAAAGCTCCACAACCACCCACATAATTGCATCGAATTTACCCAACGTCAAG attaATAAGTTGGGTTCGGTCCCAATCGTTAAACCCTCGTGGATCACCGACAGCATAGCCCTCAATAAACTCCTCGACTACAAACGCTACCTCCTTTACACCAATCAAACGACAACACAGCCCCCTTTGGACTTCCCCGTGATAGCTAAAACAGCCTCCGACCCCCATTTCCTCGAAGAATTCTACTCCAATTCTCGCCTACACCTCATCTCAACTTTGGGGGCCGAATACAAACAGTTTATCTCGGACTTGCGCGAGAAACCCCGGGACTTCCCCGGCCGTGTCAAACTGTCACACGTCCCCAAAACGGGGGCTGTGCCCCAAACCCCCGTCGTGATGCACATCGACATGGACTGTTTCTTCGTCTCGGTGGGGCTGCGCACGCGACCGGAGCTCCGGGGGCTCCCCGTGGCCGTGACCCACGCCCGAAGGGCTCAACTCAACCCCAACAAAGAACGGGAGGAAACTGTGACCTTGAACATGGATAGAATGCCAGAAAGAGTGGAACTAAGGATGATAGACGGGAGATCGTCCATGTCAGAAGTTGCAAGTTGTAGTTACGAGGCCAGAAAATGTGGGGTTAAAAACGGGATGTTTCTGGGGGCTGCGGCCAAGCTGTGCCCCCAGATTAAGACAATTCCGTACGATTTTGAGGGCTATAAGGAGGTCTCGATGGTACTTTACAAGACCTTGGCCTCCTACACCCTCAATATTGAGGCCGTGAGTTGTGACGAGATGTACGTCGAGGTCAGCGACCTCCTCAAAAGCTACGATTTGTCGGTGGAAGATTGGGCCAATCACATTCGAGACGAGATAAAGACGGCAACAGGTTGTCCCTGTTCGACTGGGTTCGGCAGCAATCGGCTCCAAGCCCGATTGGCTACGAAAAATGCCAAACCTGACGGTTCTTACTACCTCAAGCCTGAAGATGTCGAGTCATATATGGCCGAAATCGCTCTCGCCGATTTGCCAGGGGTTGGTTATGCAACCCTTAGTAAGCTCAAAAGTTTGGGTTTGGAGACGTGTGGCGACGTCCAAGTGGCGTCCTTGGGGGTTTTACAACGTGAGCTGGGGGCTAAAATGGGGGAAACCCTCCTGGAACAAGCGAAGGGAGTTGACCGGAAACCCCTCAATTACACACACGAACGGAAGTCAGTCTCTGCCGAAATCAACTACGGAATCCGCTTCAAAACAATCAACGagtgttataattttttggaaagtttGGGTAATGAAGTCTGGAGCCGTTTGAACGAAATCAAAATGCGGGCGAAAACCGTTACCTTGAAATTGATGATTCGGGCAGCTGATGCGCCTTTG gaaACTGCAAAATTTCTCGGTCATGGCTTGTGCGATTCCGTGAGTAAAAGTCAAACACTTGCGCATCACATCTCCGATGTTAAAATACTTCATCGTGAAGTTAGAACACTTTACGATAAAATGAATGTTAATTATGCCGAATTGCGCGGACTTGGGGTTCAGTTAACGAAATTGGAAAAGTTGGCGCCGATTAATCCGACtttgagcaattttttgcaacaagaatCGAAGAAAATTGAACCAAGTGGTGATAAAATCGCCAGTAGAGCGCGCGAACTTGTCAGACCCCCAAGTGGCGAGAAAGTGGCCACGAGAGGGCGTCctcgaaaaaattcaaagggACAGAAGAACAGtcttagtgatttttttaagaataagAAGGAGATAACGGGGCAAAATAAG TCAGTGGAGATCAAGAAGGCCGAGGTGGACCTGAACGTCCTCCAGGAACTGCCGCCCGAAATCCGGGCGGAAATCATCAAAGAGTACAATCTGGAAACCCCAGCCCCCAAGCCACCGCTTGAGAGTCCTGAGACAGCCCCACCAGTCAAAAAATCGCCTTTTAGTGGCCTCAATTGGCCCCAACTCAAACCAATCCTTTACAAGTGGTTACAATCAGAACAAAAACCCGACAATTACGACGTTGTGCTCCTTGGCGAACACTTCCGACAGTTGGCGATTGCCCGCGATATTGATTGGTTGCCCACagctatgaattttttgtaccgaaatttcgctcaaatGAACTGTTGTTGGCATAAAGCGTATCATAAGATCGTTGATTTGGTGCAACAGGGAATGGTGGCGAGGTATGGAGGGACTTTGTTGATTAAAAGAGATTTCGattgtttaaactgtttttaa
- the LOC103313435 gene encoding uncharacterized protein LOC103313435, with product MNKSKFGRILKISRVCRCGIKTQPHQFLIPNRREHVYKKAVQECIKAGEIMKKVNQITYSQYPKVSINPYFNRFLSDEGDFCRNYDENNRNFLYKTDCGGDFRITKVVVSDFLRESRREKSTDRPSFDNPCDKYKNKDKCGKKEDSCKKKEEDPCKKKKEDPCKKKEDPCKKKEDPCKKKKEDPCKKKEDPCKKKKEDPCKKKEDPCKKKKEDPCKKKKEDPCKKKKEDPCKKKDDPCKKKKEDPCKKKKEDPCKKKEDPCKKKKDDPCKKAKEDPCKKKDDPCKKAKEDPCKKKDDPCKKPKLCSAHETTPKECESTSVEPCEKKKESKSYPLINGPCPESNKDCCEASQENQELPNILDEIDVLDPTKLANAEETFGEDYKNKEYHSYTNFAFYDMNSYLSCQRSEKPGEKESGDKCD from the exons ATGAACAAATCAAAATTCGGTCGTATTCTTAAAATTTCGCGTGTCTGTCGATGCGGCATCAAGACACAACCTCATCAATTCCTTATCCCGAATCGGCGCGAGCACGTTTACAAAAAAGCGGTGCAAGAATGCATAAAAGCCGgcgaaattatgaaaaaagtcAATCAAATTACGTACTCGCAATACCCGAAAGTTTCGATAAATCCGTATTTTAACCGGTTTTTGAGTGATGAAGGCGATTTTTGTCGCAATTATGATGAGAATAACAGGAATTTTTTGTACAAGACGGACTGTGGGGGCGATTTTAGGATTACGAAAGTGGTCGTGAGCGATTTTTTGAGGGAAAGCAGGAGGGAAAAGTCCACGGATCGGCCCTCGTTTGATAATCCTTGTGATAAGTATAAGAACAAAGATAAGTGTGGGAAGAAAGAGGATTCATGTAAGAAGAAGGAGGAGGATCCAtgtaagaagaaaaaagaagaccCTTGCAAGAAGAAAGAAGACCCTTGTAAGAAGAAAGAAGACCCAtgtaagaagaaaaaagaagaccCTTGTAAGAAGAAAGAAGACCCATgtaagaagaaaaaggaagacCCTTGTAAGAAGAAAGAAGACCCATGTaagaagaagaaagaagaTCCATGTAAGAAGAAGAAGGAAGATCCATgcaagaagaaaaaggaagacCCTTGTAAGAAGAAGGATGACCCGtgtaagaagaaaaaagaagaccCATgtaagaagaaaaaggaagacCCTTGCAAGAAGAAAGAAGACCCATGTAAGAAGAAAAAGGATGACCCATGTAAGAAGGCGAAAGAGGATCCTTGTAAGAAGAAAGATGACCCATGCAAGAAGGCGAAAGAAGATCCTTGTAAGAAGAAAGATGACCCTTGTAAGAAGCCTAAACTTTGTAGTGCCCATGAAACAACTCCAAAAGAATGCGAATCAACATCTGTAGAACCTTGTGAGAAGAAAAAGGAGTCAAAATCATATCCTCTAATTAATGGGCCTTGTCCTGAGTCAAATAAGGACTGCTGTGAAGCAAGTCAAGAAAATCAAG aattaccGAACATTTTGGACGAGATTGACGTCCTAGACCCGACAAAACTCGCCAACGCTGAGGAAACATTTGGCgaagattacaaaaacaaagaatacCACTCTTACACAAACTTTGCGTTTTACGACATGAACTCGTACCTCAGTTGCCAACGTAGCGAAAAACCGGGAGAAAAGGAATCCGGAGATAAGTGTgattaa